GAAGGATATGATTATACAGAAATTCTTAACGCAGATGCCTAGGAAGTATGAGGTTGCCACAAAGGATGTGGAATTGCAGGGAGTTGTTGTTTCAATAGATGCAGAGACAGGGAAGGCAAAGGGGATTGAGAGGATAAAGGTAAAAGGCTGATTTAAAAATACCGTTATACGTGAGCTTTATTTTATGACTTCTACTATAGACAAGCAACTCTCTATCATTAAAAGAGGTGCTGTTGAGATTATTATTGAAGACGAACTTGTAAAGAAACTTGAAAAATCCATTCAGACAGGCACACCATTAAAGATTAAGGCAGGCTTTGATCCAACAGCGCCTGACCTTCACCTCGGGCATACGGTTTTAATCCAGAAATTAAAACATTTTCAGGAACTGGGGCATCAGGTGATTTTCCTTATAGGCGATTTTACAGGCATGATAGGCGACCCCACCGGAAAATCAGAAACCAGAAAACCTCTTACAAAGGAAGAGGTCTTAAAAAATGCAGAGACATATAAATCTCAAATCTTTAAAATCCTTGATGAAAAAAAGACAAAGATTGTTTTTAACAGCGAATGGCTGTCAAGTATGAGTGTCATGGAAATTGTTAAACTTGGTTCAATGCAGACTGTTGCAAGGATGCTTGAAAGGGATGATTTTAAGAAGAGGTTTAGCAATCAGCAGGACATAACAATACTAGAATTTTACTATCCATTGTTTCAGGCATACGATTCGGTTCATTTAAAGGCTGATGTTGAGATAGGAGGCACTGACCAACTCTTTAATCTGCTTATGGGCAGAACTATGCAAAAGAAAATGGGTCAGGAGCCTCAGATTGTAATAACAATGCCGCTTTTAGAAGGGCTTGACGGCGTTCAGAAGATGAGCAAATCCCTTGGAAATTATATAGGTATCACAGAGAGTCCACGGGATATGTTCGGCAAGGTAATGTCTGTATCAGATGAATTGATGCTCAGATATTATGAACTTTTGAGCGATGTCACAAACGAAAAACTTAATGAGATTAAGAATGGCAAGGCGCATCCCAAGACAGCAAAAGAAGAACTGGCAGAGGAAATAGTTAGAAGGTATCATGGTGCGGATGCTGCAACAAGGGCGAGAGAGGAATTCAACGAAGTCTTCAGGAATAAAGGTCTTCCTGAAAACATAGAAGAGGTTAAACTTAAAAGAGAAGGGGATTCCATCTGGCT
This sequence is a window from Deltaproteobacteria bacterium. Protein-coding genes within it:
- a CDS encoding tyrosine--tRNA ligase, with translation MTSTIDKQLSIIKRGAVEIIIEDELVKKLEKSIQTGTPLKIKAGFDPTAPDLHLGHTVLIQKLKHFQELGHQVIFLIGDFTGMIGDPTGKSETRKPLTKEEVLKNAETYKSQIFKILDEKKTKIVFNSEWLSSMSVMEIVKLGSMQTVARMLERDDFKKRFSNQQDITILEFYYPLFQAYDSVHLKADVEIGGTDQLFNLLMGRTMQKKMGQEPQIVITMPLLEGLDGVQKMSKSLGNYIGITESPRDMFGKVMSVSDELMLRYYELLSDVTNEKLNEIKNGKAHPKTAKEELAEEIVRRYHGADAATRAREEFNEVFRNKGLPENIEEVKLKREGDSIWLAKAIALAGLAKSTSDAKRLIEQGGVEVDGDKIIDGKKEISTNQKYLLRVGKKGFKRVSFA